In Rhizobium sp. N324, a single genomic region encodes these proteins:
- a CDS encoding KTSC domain-containing protein, producing the protein MDWAALKSKHVHAAYDAESRDLHVKFPGSPPVKHADIPPHVYQNLLETSDPHFYYKYYVAPSRVSRGSRHQLSLSYVLKLVLLLAVSSLLMVTSLDQGPNGVFEESELRSN; encoded by the coding sequence ATGGATTGGGCTGCCCTCAAATCGAAGCACGTGCATGCGGCATATGATGCCGAAAGCCGGGATCTTCATGTAAAATTCCCGGGTTCTCCACCGGTGAAACATGCGGACATTCCGCCGCACGTCTACCAGAACCTGCTGGAAACGAGCGATCCGCACTTCTACTACAAATATTATGTTGCACCTTCCCGCGTCTCACGAGGCAGCCGGCATCAGCTGTCCCTTTCCTACGTGCTGAAGCTCGTCCTCCTCCTTGCCGTCAGCAGCCTGCTGATGGTGACCAGCCTCGATCAAGGCCCCAACGGCGTTTTCGAGGAAAGCGAACTCAGGTCCAACTAG
- a CDS encoding protein-L-isoaspartate O-methyltransferase family protein has translation MMDFEAARAKMVDTQVRTTDVTSHSVLTALLTVPREAFVPERAKLLAYIDNDVEISAAAPGKPARFLMEASPLAKLLQLAAITKDDFVLEVGCGTGYTSALLSIIAGSVIALECDEALAAEAKAKLADYAKIEVVTGPLEKGYAAGAPYDLIFVNGAVEEVPAALLGQLRDGGRLITVEGYGNAARAKVFVAERGAISENVFFNASVKPLPGFAKAREFVF, from the coding sequence ATGATGGATTTCGAAGCAGCGCGCGCAAAGATGGTCGACACCCAGGTTCGCACGACGGACGTTACCTCGCATTCCGTGCTGACGGCGCTTCTCACAGTGCCGCGTGAGGCATTCGTGCCGGAGAGGGCGAAGCTGCTGGCCTACATCGACAACGATGTCGAAATATCGGCCGCCGCACCGGGAAAGCCGGCCCGCTTCCTGATGGAGGCATCGCCGCTCGCCAAGCTGCTGCAGCTGGCCGCGATCACCAAGGATGATTTCGTCCTCGAAGTCGGCTGCGGCACTGGTTACACGTCGGCGCTGCTGTCGATCATTGCCGGCTCGGTCATCGCGCTCGAATGCGACGAGGCGCTGGCCGCCGAGGCAAAGGCCAAGCTTGCCGACTACGCCAAGATCGAGGTGGTCACAGGGCCGCTCGAAAAGGGCTACGCTGCCGGCGCTCCCTATGATCTGATCTTCGTCAACGGCGCAGTCGAGGAGGTTCCGGCAGCGCTTCTCGGCCAATTGCGCGATGGCGGCCGTCTGATCACGGTCGAAGGCTATGGCAATGCCGCCCGCGCCAAGGTGTTCGTCGCCGAGCGCGGCGCGATTTCGGAAAACGTCTTCTTCAATGCCTCCGTGAAGCCGCTGCCGGGTTTCGCCAAGGCGCGCGAATTCGTTTTCTGA
- a CDS encoding PopZ family protein, producing the protein MAQPSVAREPSMEEILASIRQIIESNEPGAGKAISASLPPVYGADEDENGSEIHLTVDDTYAGVEFPEPAMRSSDPRFVAANSAGTAPEPEVPARALSLADVAARVRAASERSAVQAGQALREIPSGFRQPEPQPAPMPEAPRAAVPQPQPMQPVFPPAAVAPVPQSMIEQPAEPVFVEAPRAAVAEPAPAVAEPLAAVETAPPALEPAQPPAAAFLPSLMDEVQPTLLSEGAGLQISRSFEELAAAIDGAERRSLDEIAEDMLRPMLREWLDDNLPTLVERLVREEIERVARGPRR; encoded by the coding sequence ATGGCTCAGCCAAGTGTAGCGCGTGAACCGTCAATGGAAGAAATTCTGGCCTCCATCCGCCAGATCATCGAAAGCAATGAGCCCGGCGCCGGCAAGGCGATTTCCGCATCCCTGCCGCCAGTCTACGGCGCCGACGAGGATGAGAACGGCTCCGAGATCCATCTGACGGTTGATGATACCTATGCCGGCGTGGAGTTCCCCGAACCGGCCATGCGCTCCTCCGATCCACGTTTCGTTGCCGCCAATTCGGCCGGCACCGCCCCCGAACCCGAAGTGCCGGCCCGCGCCCTGTCGCTTGCCGATGTCGCCGCCCGCGTGCGCGCCGCCTCCGAGCGCAGCGCTGTCCAGGCCGGCCAGGCACTGCGTGAAATTCCGAGCGGCTTCCGTCAGCCCGAACCGCAGCCGGCCCCGATGCCGGAAGCGCCGCGGGCAGCAGTACCGCAGCCGCAGCCGATGCAGCCTGTTTTCCCCCCGGCTGCTGTAGCACCCGTTCCGCAGTCCATGATCGAGCAGCCGGCCGAGCCGGTATTTGTAGAAGCACCGCGGGCCGCGGTCGCCGAGCCGGCGCCCGCAGTCGCTGAGCCCTTGGCCGCCGTCGAGACGGCGCCACCGGCTTTGGAACCGGCTCAGCCTCCGGCAGCAGCTTTCCTGCCGAGCCTTATGGACGAGGTTCAGCCGACGCTGCTTTCGGAGGGCGCCGGTCTGCAGATCAGCCGCTCCTTCGAGGAGCTTGCCGCCGCCATCGACGGTGCGGAGCGCCGCTCGCTGGATGAGATCGCAGAGGATATGCTGCGCCCGATGCTGCGTGAATGGCTTGATGATAATCTGCCGACGCTGGTCGAGCGGCTGGTGCGCGAGGAGATCGAGCGCGTGGCGCGCGGCCCGCGCCGCTGA
- a CDS encoding valine--tRNA ligase encodes MLDKTYDSAAVEPKIAAKWDEEDAFRAGANAKPGAETFTIVIPPPNVTGSLHMGHALNNTLQDIMVRFERMRGKDVLWQPGMDHAGIATQMVVERKLMEQQLPGRRDMGRDAFIDKVWEWKAESGGLIFNQLKRLGASCDWSRERFTMDEGLSKAVLEVFVTLYKEGLIYKDKRLVNWDPKLLTAISDLEVEQHEIKGNLWHLRYPLERGVTYQYPIAFDEEGKPTEWETRDYLVVATTRPETMLGDTGVAVNAKDERYKSIIGKHVILPIVGRRIPIVADDYADPTAGTGAVKITPAHDFNDFDVGKRAGLRAINIMNIDGTIAIKDNEDFLEGLDNPAALHGAWDRLEGQDRFFARKVIVEIFEEAGLVDKIEPHKHMVPHGDRGGVPIEPRLTEQWYVDAKTLAEPAIASVREGRTKMVPKSWDKTYYEWMENIQPWCVSRQLWWGHQIPAWYGPDGQVFVEKTEEEALQAAIQHYLSHEGPMKAYVEDLLENFKPGEILTRDEDVLDTWFSSALWPFSTLGWPDETPELARYYPTNVLVTGFDIIFFWVARMMMMGLHFMKDEDGNPVEPFNTVYVHALVRDKNGQKMSKSKGNVIDPLELIDEYGADALRFTLAIMAAQGRDVKLDPARIAGYRNFGTKLWNATRFAEMNGAKSDPHFVPEAAELTINRWILTELARTERDVTEALEAFRFNDAAGALYRFVWNEVCDWYLELLKPVFNGEDEGAKAEAQACSAYILEEIYKLLHPFMPFMTEELWAHTAGEGKERDTLVCHAEWPSPSYADNGAADEINWLIDLVSGIRSVRAEMNVPPSATAPLVVVKANNLTRERLFRHDAAIKRLARVEAISLADDAPKGAAQIVVDEATICLPLGNLIDLSAEKARLEKAIGKMEGEISRIDGKLSNEKFVANANPDVVEAERERLEELKGQIASLKTALSRVSEAG; translated from the coding sequence ATGCTCGACAAGACCTATGATTCTGCTGCCGTCGAACCCAAAATCGCCGCGAAATGGGATGAGGAGGATGCTTTCCGCGCCGGCGCGAACGCCAAGCCCGGGGCCGAGACCTTCACCATCGTCATTCCGCCGCCGAATGTCACCGGTTCGCTGCATATGGGCCATGCGCTGAACAACACGCTGCAGGACATCATGGTGCGCTTCGAGCGCATGCGCGGCAAGGACGTGCTCTGGCAGCCGGGCATGGACCATGCCGGCATCGCCACGCAGATGGTCGTCGAGCGCAAGCTGATGGAACAGCAGCTGCCCGGCCGCCGAGACATGGGCCGCGACGCCTTCATCGACAAGGTCTGGGAATGGAAGGCTGAATCGGGCGGCCTGATCTTCAACCAGCTGAAGCGCCTGGGTGCGTCCTGCGACTGGTCGCGTGAACGCTTCACCATGGACGAGGGCCTGTCGAAGGCGGTTCTCGAAGTTTTCGTCACACTCTACAAGGAAGGCCTGATCTACAAGGACAAGCGCCTGGTCAATTGGGACCCGAAGCTCCTGACGGCCATTTCCGACCTTGAAGTCGAACAGCATGAGATCAAGGGCAATCTCTGGCATCTTCGTTATCCGCTGGAGCGGGGCGTCACCTACCAGTACCCGATTGCTTTCGACGAGGAAGGCAAACCGACCGAATGGGAAACGCGCGACTACTTGGTCGTTGCCACCACACGTCCGGAAACGATGCTGGGCGACACCGGGGTTGCCGTCAATGCGAAGGATGAACGCTACAAGAGCATTATCGGCAAACATGTCATTCTGCCGATCGTTGGCCGTCGGATTCCGATCGTCGCCGACGATTATGCCGACCCGACGGCCGGTACAGGTGCCGTCAAGATCACGCCTGCGCATGACTTCAACGACTTCGACGTCGGCAAGCGGGCTGGCCTGCGCGCGATCAACATCATGAATATCGATGGCACGATTGCCATCAAGGACAATGAGGATTTCCTCGAAGGTCTCGATAATCCGGCGGCGCTGCACGGCGCCTGGGATCGCCTGGAAGGGCAGGACCGCTTCTTTGCGCGCAAGGTCATCGTCGAGATTTTCGAAGAGGCCGGTCTCGTCGACAAGATCGAGCCGCACAAGCACATGGTTCCGCATGGCGACCGCGGCGGCGTGCCGATCGAGCCGCGGCTGACTGAGCAATGGTATGTCGATGCCAAGACGCTCGCCGAGCCGGCGATCGCCTCGGTCCGCGAAGGCCGCACCAAGATGGTGCCGAAGAGCTGGGACAAGACCTATTACGAATGGATGGAAAATATCCAGCCCTGGTGCGTCTCCCGTCAGCTCTGGTGGGGGCATCAGATTCCCGCCTGGTACGGCCCGGACGGCCAGGTCTTCGTCGAAAAGACCGAGGAAGAGGCGCTGCAGGCGGCGATCCAGCATTACCTCTCGCACGAAGGGCCGATGAAGGCCTATGTCGAGGACCTGCTCGAAAACTTCAAGCCGGGCGAGATCCTGACGCGGGACGAGGACGTGCTCGACACATGGTTTTCCTCGGCGCTCTGGCCCTTCTCGACGCTCGGCTGGCCGGACGAGACTCCTGAGCTTGCACGTTATTACCCGACCAACGTGCTCGTCACCGGCTTCGACATCATCTTCTTCTGGGTCGCCCGCATGATGATGATGGGCCTGCACTTCATGAAGGATGAGGACGGCAATCCCGTCGAGCCCTTCAATACCGTCTATGTCCACGCGCTGGTGCGCGACAAGAACGGGCAGAAGATGTCGAAGTCGAAGGGCAACGTCATCGATCCGCTGGAACTGATCGACGAATACGGCGCCGACGCGCTGCGTTTCACCCTGGCGATCATGGCGGCACAGGGCCGCGACGTGAAGCTCGATCCGGCCCGCATTGCCGGCTACCGCAATTTCGGCACCAAGCTCTGGAACGCCACGCGTTTCGCCGAGATGAACGGCGCCAAGAGCGATCCGCATTTCGTGCCGGAGGCGGCCGAACTCACCATCAACCGCTGGATTCTGACGGAGCTTGCCCGTACGGAACGTGACGTAACGGAAGCACTCGAAGCCTTCCGCTTCAACGATGCCGCCGGCGCGCTCTACCGCTTCGTCTGGAACGAGGTCTGCGACTGGTATCTCGAGCTTTTGAAGCCGGTCTTCAACGGCGAGGACGAGGGCGCCAAGGCCGAGGCCCAGGCCTGCAGCGCCTATATCCTCGAAGAGATCTACAAGCTGCTGCATCCCTTCATGCCGTTCATGACCGAAGAGCTCTGGGCTCATACGGCGGGCGAGGGCAAGGAGCGCGACACGCTGGTCTGCCATGCCGAATGGCCGTCGCCCTCCTATGCCGATAACGGGGCTGCCGACGAGATCAACTGGCTGATCGACCTCGTCTCCGGCATCCGCTCGGTGCGCGCCGAAATGAATGTGCCGCCGTCGGCGACGGCTCCGCTTGTCGTCGTCAAGGCCAACAACCTGACGCGCGAAAGGCTGTTCCGCCACGACGCCGCCATCAAGCGGCTTGCGCGTGTCGAGGCGATATCGCTGGCCGACGACGCGCCGAAGGGGGCTGCCCAGATCGTCGTCGACGAGGCCACGATCTGCCTGCCGCTCGGCAATCTGATCGATCTGTCGGCCGAAAAGGCGCGGCTTGAGAAGGCGATCGGCAAGATGGAAGGCGAGATTTCGCGCATCGACGGCAAGCTCTCCAACGAGAAGTTCGTCGCCAATGCCAATCCCGACGTGGTCGAGGCCGAGCGCGAGCGCCTCGAGGAACTGAAGGGGCAGATCGCCAGCCTGAAGACCGCCCTCTCCAGGGTGAGCGAAGCCGGATAA
- a CDS encoding OmpP1/FadL family transporter: MASRRFSKGVTSLVLLSSLASPSFAGGLERGGYNIDQLFDTSPFSFQSGVTYVTPQRKLKDVRDTDTSTSPGGGNLNSRPNTADDSSNYTIPYIGFKAGFGDAIDCLVDYSEPFGGHTDPGLNWAGANNNIETEIKTRNYGGTCSYRFDVGPGQLRFIGGAFYQEVEGFKERLVSTVPILVGTGTGVGRLDLDDSGWGWRAGLAYEIPEYAMRASLVYNSRVKYDNLTGTVDLTQVTAPFAPLNGAPYGRVTDVFGSAEAPDSLELKLQSGIAPDWLAFGSVKWTNWSVLQSVPFCPTSTKGVVACRSGGATELTSLDLLYRDGWTISGGVGHKFNEQWAGAVSLTWDRGTSQGYGAQTDSWTVGLGAAYTPTEHIEWRVAGAVGVLTSGSSGVVTQDGVTFGDDVSYSFGNDLVAALSTSLKIKF, encoded by the coding sequence ATGGCATCGCGTAGGTTTTCCAAGGGCGTAACGTCGCTCGTTCTTCTTTCGTCGCTTGCGTCGCCGTCCTTCGCCGGCGGACTGGAGCGCGGCGGCTACAATATCGATCAGCTGTTCGATACGTCGCCTTTCTCGTTTCAGTCGGGCGTGACCTATGTCACGCCGCAGCGCAAGCTGAAGGATGTCCGTGATACGGATACGTCGACATCTCCCGGCGGTGGCAATCTGAACAGCCGGCCAAACACCGCCGACGACAGCTCGAACTACACCATTCCTTACATTGGCTTTAAAGCAGGTTTCGGCGACGCCATCGACTGCCTCGTCGACTATTCCGAGCCCTTCGGCGGCCATACCGATCCTGGTTTGAACTGGGCTGGCGCCAACAATAATATCGAAACGGAAATCAAAACCCGCAACTATGGCGGCACCTGCTCCTATCGTTTTGATGTCGGCCCTGGGCAGCTTCGCTTCATTGGCGGCGCTTTCTATCAGGAGGTCGAAGGTTTCAAGGAACGCCTGGTCTCGACGGTTCCAATTCTGGTCGGTACCGGCACCGGCGTCGGCCGCCTAGATCTCGACGATAGTGGCTGGGGCTGGCGCGCCGGTCTCGCCTACGAGATTCCGGAATATGCGATGCGGGCAAGCCTCGTCTATAACAGCCGCGTCAAGTACGATAACCTGACCGGTACGGTCGATCTGACGCAGGTGACCGCGCCATTTGCACCGCTCAACGGCGCTCCTTACGGAAGGGTAACGGACGTATTCGGCTCCGCCGAAGCGCCGGATTCGCTGGAGCTGAAGCTGCAGAGCGGTATCGCTCCGGATTGGCTCGCCTTCGGATCGGTCAAGTGGACGAACTGGAGCGTCCTGCAGTCCGTGCCTTTCTGCCCGACGTCGACGAAGGGCGTGGTCGCCTGCCGATCCGGCGGCGCGACGGAGCTGACCTCGCTCGACCTTCTTTATCGTGACGGCTGGACGATCTCCGGCGGTGTTGGCCACAAGTTCAACGAGCAATGGGCCGGCGCAGTCAGCCTGACATGGGACCGCGGCACCAGCCAGGGCTATGGCGCCCAGACCGACAGCTGGACGGTGGGTCTCGGTGCAGCTTACACCCCGACCGAACATATCGAATGGCGCGTCGCCGGTGCCGTGGGCGTGTTGACGAGCGGTTCGTCCGGCGTTGTGACCCAGGACGGAGTCACGTTTGGAGATGATGTCTCCTATTCCTTTGGCAACGATCTGGTCGCTGCACTGTCGACGAGCCTAAAGATTAAGTTTTAA
- the exoR gene encoding exopolysaccharide production regulator ExoR, with translation MVTSEFKLFKIMLMGMSMAVALALSGPVRAFDIKAGVSKESGPFDLFKFGFKAYKNGQKEEAVEAYKYAAEKGHTGSRWALANMYADGDGVTQDDFEAFKIYSEIAQQGVEPGSEDTGFFVNALLSLANYYKHGISGSPVRIDLSQARQLYFQVASTFGVPEAQFQLAQMMLAGEGGNASPQQAKKWLNQARKSGHPGAMAVFGNILFDEGQTARGLALMTAALDRCKPKDCNWMEALQEQAFSVANEADRRTAVSLSHSIASGSDD, from the coding sequence ATGGTAACGTCCGAGTTCAAACTGTTCAAGATCATGCTGATGGGCATGTCGATGGCCGTAGCCCTGGCGCTGTCCGGCCCGGTCCGCGCATTCGACATCAAGGCGGGCGTCAGCAAGGAATCCGGCCCATTCGATCTCTTCAAGTTCGGCTTCAAAGCCTATAAGAACGGCCAGAAGGAAGAGGCGGTCGAAGCCTATAAATATGCTGCCGAAAAGGGCCATACCGGCTCGCGCTGGGCGCTTGCCAACATGTATGCCGATGGCGACGGCGTCACGCAGGATGATTTCGAAGCCTTCAAGATTTACAGCGAGATCGCCCAGCAGGGTGTCGAGCCCGGCTCGGAAGACACCGGCTTCTTCGTCAACGCGCTGCTCTCGCTCGCCAATTATTACAAGCACGGCATTTCGGGCAGTCCTGTCCGGATCGACCTCAGCCAGGCGCGCCAGCTTTACTTTCAGGTGGCCTCCACCTTTGGCGTCCCCGAGGCGCAGTTCCAGCTGGCGCAGATGATGCTGGCCGGCGAGGGCGGCAATGCCAGCCCGCAGCAGGCGAAGAAATGGCTGAACCAGGCTCGCAAGAGCGGTCATCCCGGCGCCATGGCGGTCTTCGGCAATATTCTTTTCGACGAAGGCCAGACGGCCCGCGGCTTGGCGCTGATGACGGCAGCACTCGACCGCTGCAAGCCCAAGGATTGCAACTGGATGGAAGCGCTGCAGGAACAGGCCTTCTCAGTTGCCAACGAGGCCGACCGCCGCACGGCGGTATCCCTCTCGCACAGCATCGCCAGCGGCTCGGACGACTGA